ATGAATCGGCATTATTGAGTCCCATTACATCTTGAAATTCACTTACTGTCATAGGACTATATTCTTTTTCATTGATGATTTGTTCAACTTCTTCTCTTAGATTCATAGCGGGCCTCCTTTCTCGTTTATATTATTATTATGTCTTATTCGGACCAATCTAATGATTCTAAGAATTGATGTACATCTTCGAATACTTTTTCTTTTTCTTGTCCGATTGTTATAACATGACCAGATTCTTCATACCATTTAATGTTTTTATCGTCTGAAGAGGATTCATTGTAAATAACATTAGCAGAATCAGGGTTAATCATTTTATCTAGTTTACCTTGAACTACAAATAAAGGATCAAATACTTCATCAACTTGATCTCTTACACCTTGAATGACTTCCTGTAATTCAGTCAAAGTATTCGTAGGATGAAATTGTTTCATTTCCTGCTCGATTTGTTCAGGTGATTTTCCTTCATACTTTTTAAATTCTTTGGCGTAATCTAATACACCTTCAAACATTGTGCCTTCAGTTTTTATATACATAGGAGAGCACATTGTTACAATACCTTTTACATCTCTTTTTAAACTTAATTTTAAACTAAAAACGCCACCTAATGAAAGCCCTGCTACCGCTATTTCAGTATACCCTTTTTCTTCCAAGAAATCATAGGCATCTAAACATTCTTTAAACCACACATATGGGCTTGATTCTAATATCTCTTCAGGAGGTCTACCATGACCTTCATAATGCGGTGCATATGATGTATATCCTTTTTTCTGTAAATAACGTCCTAGTTGTCTAACATCTGATGAATTACCTGTGAATCCATGTAAAAGTAGAACTGCTCTTTTTCCTTCTTCAAAAAAGAAAGGTTTAGGTAATTGAATTCTCATGATCGACCATCCTTTAACATAATCTAGTTCTATTGTATCGTTTTTTTACTTGTAAACAAACAAAAAAGTCCGACAATACAGTCGGACCTTTACATTTTAAAGTAAGTAATTGCTAACATTAATAAGAAAAATAAAATTGATAAAATAATTGTAACTCTGTGTAAAACTAAATCTATTCCACGTTGTTTTTGTTTTCCAAATAATTGTTCTGCTCCGCCACTAATTGCACCTGATAAACCTGTACTTTTACCTTCTTGAAGTAACACGACGGTAATCAATGCAATACAAACGATGATTAATAAGACGATTAAAAATGTATGCATGGACTCGGTCCTCCTGTCTATTATAACAGTAGAATTATAGCATATTTACAATATTCACTCAAGTTATCATTCATTATATTCGACTGAAATACCTAAAGATTTTAACATTTCAAAATAATTCGGACAAGTTTTAGAAACACAAGAAGGATCTAACAACTTAATTCCATCAACTTTAGTACCCATTAAACTTAGTGACATTGCTACACGATGATCGTCAAATGTATCTAATGTTGCTGCTTTTATTTGACCTGGTGTAATCGTCCATCCATCATGATGTTCAATAACTTCAATACCTAATTGCGTTAAACTTTCTGTTAATGCGGATACACGATTACATTCGTGATGACGGATATGTTCAACTCCTGTAATTGTAATTGGACCATCCGCGAATGCAGCTAATGTACCAATCGTTAATGCTTGGTCAGAACAGGCATTCATATCTATCGTTAAATCACCTTTTAATTGTTCTGGACCAGAAATCACGACATAGTCAGAACCCTTTTCAACAGTTGCACCCATTCTCTCAAGAATATCAACTACTTCTAAATCAGGTTGATGACTTTCCATATTTAAATGGTTAATTTTAATAGTTGAATGATTTAAAGCGGCTAATGCCATAAAATAACAAGCAGTCGATAAATCAGCTTCTAATGGTAAAGTTGCCGGCTTATACTGACCTTGCTCAACTTTCATATGTTTATAATCTTCAGACACATCAACTTTAATTCCAAATTGATTCATCATCTCAATCGTTATGTCTACATATGCACTCTGCACAATGTTTGTCGTTAATTCTATTTCAGTCGGACGATTAAATAAAGGCGCTGCCATTAATAATCCACTAATAAATTGACTAGATTGATTTCCAGCTATTGAAACTTTTCCACCTGTTTGAGGTGTGCCTTTAATCGTGACAGGCAACTGACCTTCTTCTTCAAGATATTTAACTTCAACACCTAGCTGTTTTAATGCTTCATGAAGTGTTTGATGAGGTCTAACGGCAAGTTGTTCCGTTGAAGTTATCGTAATTTCACTTTTTTCTTGAGTACCTAAAATACCTGGTAAGAAACGCGCAGTAGTACCTGCAGAACCGATAAATACTTGCTCTTTATCTGGTAGTTCAGAACTATCTATTCCTGTAATATGAATCTCATCTTCAACAATTTCAAAAGTAGCGCCTAATTTTTTTAATGTTTCCATACACCAATATGTGTCATCACTCTTTAAATATCCAGATAATTTCGAAGTTCCATTACTAAATCCAGCTAAAATGAAAGCACGGTTCGTTACGCTTTTACTCCCCGGAATAATCACTTCCTTATTAAATGGTTGGTTAATAGGATGAAGTGTTAATTGTTCTACTCCATCTAAGCTTGACCATGGTGATTGAGCACTTTTTAAATTAATCGTCATCTATGATCCTCCTATAAAATTCATTGACTCTATTATAGAACATTTCCATATGGAATGAAATGATAAACTGTTGTTGGTTTAAAGCGCTAAAGAATGTTTTGATAAAAAAAGTACAAAAGGTGAGCTTACACCTTTCGTACTTTATGTGAATCATTTTATTTATATGCTCAATTATTTTGCTAAGTTATAGAAAGCTTTAAGGCCTTCAAATTTAGCTGTTTCAAATAATTCGTCTTCAATACGTAATAATTGGTTATATTTAGCAATACGATCAGTTCTTGATAATGAACCAGTTTTAATTTGACCAGCATTTGTTGCTACTGCGATATCAGAGATTGTAGTATCTTCTGTTTCACCTGAACGGTGTGAGATAACTGCAGTGTAACCAGCTTTTTGAGCCATTTCGATTGCTTCGAAAGTTTCTGTTAAAGTACCGATTTGGTTAACTTTGATTAAGATTGAGTTACCGATACCTTTTTCGATACCTTCAGATAATTTTTCAGTGTTTGTAACGAATAAATCGTCACCTACTAATTGAACGCGGTCGCCGATACGCTCAGTAAGGATTTTCCATCCCTCCCAGTCGTTTTCGTCCATACCATCTTCAATAGTGATAATTGGATATTTATTAACTAATTCTTCTAAGAAGTCTACTTGTTCTTCTGAAGAACGTTTAGCACCGTTTTCACCTTCGAATTTAGCATAGTCATAAACACCGTTTTCGAAGAATTCTGAAGCTGCACAGTCAAATCCTAAGAATACATCTTTACCTGGTTCTAAACCAACAGCTTTGATAGCTTCTAAAATAGTTTCAACGCCATCTTCAGTACCTTCAAATTTAGGAGCGAAACCACCTTCGTCACCTACTGCTGTTACTAATCCACGAGATTTTAAGATTTTAGCTAAGTTATGGAAGATTTCTGCTCCCCAACGTAAAGCTTCTTTGAATGATTCAGCACCTACAGGTAAAATCATGAACTCTTGGAATGCAATTGGAGCATCTGAGTGAGATCCACCGTTTACAATGTTCATCATTGGTACTGGTAATTGAACACCATTGAATCCACCAAGATATTTGTATAATGGTTGGCCTAAGAATTCTGATGCAGCACGAGCTACAGCGATTGATACACCAAGGATAGCATTAGCACCTAATTTAGCTTTGTTAGGTGTACCATCTAAAGCGATCATTAATTTGTCGATAGAAACTTGTTCTAATACTGAG
This portion of the Mammaliicoccus vitulinus genome encodes:
- the secG gene encoding preprotein translocase subunit SecG — protein: MHTFLIVLLIIVCIALITVVLLQEGKSTGLSGAISGGAEQLFGKQKQRGIDLVLHRVTIILSILFFLLMLAITYFKM
- the eno gene encoding surface-displayed alpha-enolase yields the protein MPIITDIYAREVLDSRGNPTVEVEVLTESGAFGRALVPSGASTGEYEAVELRDGDKDRYLGKGVLKAVENVNEIIAPEIIEGEFSVLEQVSIDKLMIALDGTPNKAKLGANAILGVSIAVARAASEFLGQPLYKYLGGFNGVQLPVPMMNIVNGGSHSDAPIAFQEFMILPVGAESFKEALRWGAEIFHNLAKILKSRGLVTAVGDEGGFAPKFEGTEDGVETILEAIKAVGLEPGKDVFLGFDCAASEFFENGVYDYAKFEGENGAKRSSEEQVDFLEELVNKYPIITIEDGMDENDWEGWKILTERIGDRVQLVGDDLFVTNTEKLSEGIEKGIGNSILIKVNQIGTLTETFEAIEMAQKAGYTAVISHRSGETEDTTISDIAVATNAGQIKTGSLSRTDRIAKYNQLLRIEDELFETAKFEGLKAFYNLAK
- a CDS encoding alpha/beta hydrolase; translated protein: MRIQLPKPFFFEEGKRAVLLLHGFTGNSSDVRQLGRYLQKKGYTSYAPHYEGHGRPPEEILESSPYVWFKECLDAYDFLEEKGYTEIAVAGLSLGGVFSLKLSLKRDVKGIVTMCSPMYIKTEGTMFEGVLDYAKEFKKYEGKSPEQIEQEMKQFHPTNTLTELQEVIQGVRDQVDEVFDPLFVVQGKLDKMINPDSANVIYNESSSDDKNIKWYEESGHVITIGQEKEKVFEDVHQFLESLDWSE
- the aroA gene encoding 3-phosphoshikimate 1-carboxyvinyltransferase — its product is MTINLKSAQSPWSSLDGVEQLTLHPINQPFNKEVIIPGSKSVTNRAFILAGFSNGTSKLSGYLKSDDTYWCMETLKKLGATFEIVEDEIHITGIDSSELPDKEQVFIGSAGTTARFLPGILGTQEKSEITITSTEQLAVRPHQTLHEALKQLGVEVKYLEEEGQLPVTIKGTPQTGGKVSIAGNQSSQFISGLLMAAPLFNRPTEIELTTNIVQSAYVDITIEMMNQFGIKVDVSEDYKHMKVEQGQYKPATLPLEADLSTACYFMALAALNHSTIKINHLNMESHQPDLEVVDILERMGATVEKGSDYVVISGPEQLKGDLTIDMNACSDQALTIGTLAAFADGPITITGVEHIRHHECNRVSALTESLTQLGIEVIEHHDGWTITPGQIKAATLDTFDDHRVAMSLSLMGTKVDGIKLLDPSCVSKTCPNYFEMLKSLGISVEYNE